AAGAGGAGTATTTCCAACAAGCTCTAAAGCACCATTATAAATTTTTGACATCGTAAGTTCTCCTTTCTTTCCTACTGTTTTGATAGGTTTAACTCGATGATGTCATTATATGCCTATAAAACCTATTTGTCAAGTATACTTTATATTTTTCTGATTTTCCAAATTTTACTCTTCCAGCAGAAACTCTACAAACACACTGTTGCTGACATCGATCCCCCGTTTTGTAAGCCATACTCTGTCATCATCCTGCTCAAGAAGCTTTAAGCTTTCCAGTTTGCAGATCGGTTCACCGTAAATATCCTCCAGACTTTTCCCAAAATACTCTGAAAATTCTTTTTTTGAGATTCCGTTCATTTTCCGCAGTCCAAGAAACATAAATTCCTCCATCTCCTCAGTTTCTGTCAGAAGCTCTGCCTGAAATTTGTTCCTGTAGGAATGTGCATACTCCCTTAACTGATCCGGGTTCGTGTAGCGACTCATTTTTCCTTTCAGCTTCCTGCATTTTCCAATCAGATCCCCGGGAACCAGAGATGCCGCACCAATTCCAAATCCCAGATACGGAATTCTCTCCCAATATCCCAGGTTGTGCCGGCAGGCATATCCCTCCTTAGCATAATTGGAAATCTCGTAACGGTGATATCCGTTCTTCTCCATCAGCGTTTCTGTATCCCAGTACATCTGACGCTCCGCATCCTCATCCGGAAGCTTTGGCCCTTCTTTTGCCTCGTCTTCTACATATTTTTTATAGAAAGTTGTTCCCTCTTCCAAGATCAGACTATATGCAGAAATATGCTCCGGGAAAAGTGCCATTACCTGCTCCAGTGTACGCCTCCAGCTTTCCACCGTCTGCCCCGGAATTGCCGAGATCAGGTCTACATTGATATTTGCAAAACCATTGGCTCTCGCCAGATGATATGCTTCCAGAAATTCTTCATAAGTATGGATTCTTCCAAGCAGACGAAGTTCCTCATCATTGACCGACTGCAGACCGATACTCAGACGGTTCACCCCTGCCTGTCTGTACTTTCGCAGTTTTTCTTCCGTTACCGTTCCCGGATTCATTTCCATAGTGATCTCTGCGTCCTCATCCAACGTAAATATTTCCCTGACCGTATCCATCAGCCGCCCAATCTGCTCACCGGTAAGAAGAGATGGGGTTCCGCCTCCGAAAAAAATGGAAATCACCCTGTAATTCTGCACTGTATCCGGACAGTTTCTGATCTCATCGACCAGCATTTTCACATATTCCTCTTTTTCCTTTTCTCCGGCCGGACCGGAAAGGAAATCACAATATGCACATTTTTTCACACAAAACGGAATATGAATATATAGTTCTAAAGGCTGCATCTGCTTTTCTCCTTTTCTGTGCAAAAGGCAGGAACCTTTCCCTCGGAAACCGCTCCTGCCTTTTTGTGTATACGATGAGCCAAGTACAGATTTGTGCTTGCAAAAGAATCTGTACTTGGCGAATGTACATCATCGAGCTGTTAAGCGAGATAGTGTACAAAGTATACGAATCGAGTAGGAGCCAGCCTGCTCGATTATCCTTTGTCTATCTATTTGTCGTCCAGTTTTAATACACTCATAAATGCCTTCTGTGGAATTTCTACATTTCCAACCTGGCGCATACGCTTCTTTCCTTCCTTCTGCTTTTCCAGAAGCTTCTTCTTACGGCTGATATCACCGCCGTAGCACTTGGCAAGTACGTCCTTACGCATGGCTCTTACTGTCTCACGGGCAATGATCTTGCTTCCGACAGCTGCCTGGATCGGAATTTCAAAAAGCTGTCTCGGAATCTCTTCTTTGAGCTTCTCACACATCTTTCTTCCTCTCTCATAAGCACTTCCCGCAAATACAATAAAGGAAAGAGCATCCACTTCTTCTTTGTTGATCAGGATGTCCAGCTTGACCAGATCAGATTTGACATAGCCGAGCATTTCATAATCAAAAGACGCATAACCACGGGATCTGGATTTGAGCGCATCAAAGAAATCATAGATGATCTCATTCAGAGGCAGGTGGTATTTCAATACCGCTCTGGTCTCTTCGATGTATTCCATTCCCTGATATTCGCCACGTCTTTCCTGACACAGATCCATGATCGCACCGATAAATTCGGATGTCACCATAATCTCTGCTTTTACCATCGGCTCTTCCATAAAATCAATTTCTGACGGATCCGGAAGATTAGACGGATTGGTCAGGTCGATCACTTCTCCGTTGGTCTTGTGCACCTTGTAGATAACGCCCGGCGCAGTTGTCACCAGATCCAGATTGTATTCTCTCTCCAGTCTCTCCTGAATGATCTCCAGATGCAAAAGTCCAAGGAAACCACAGCGGAAACCAAATCCCAGCGCAAGAGAGGTCTCCGGTTCAAACTGAAGTGCCGCATCGTTGAGTTGCAGTTTTTCCAGTGCATCTCTCAGATCCGGGTATTTGGAGCTGTCTGCCGGATACATTCCGCAGTACACCATCGGGTTGACCTTTTTATATCCCGGAAGAGGCTCAGAACATGGATTTTCCGCACCTGTTACGGTATCACCCACACGGGTGTCCTTTACATTTTTCAGGCTGGCTGTAAAATATCCAACCATTCCTGCTGAAAGCTCATCGCAAGGGATAAACTGTCCGGCACCAAAATATCCAACCTCCACAACATCAGCAGTTGCACCTGTCGCCATCATATGAATCGGCATTCCTTTCGTGATACATCCTTCTTTGATACGGCAGAATACGATAACGCCTTTATACGGATCATAGAGAGAATCGAAAATCAGTGCCTGAAGCGGTGCATCTGGATCTCCTGTCGGAGAAGGGATCTTTGTCACGATCTGTTCCAGAACCTGATCTACATTAAGCCCTGTCTTTGCCGAGATCAGTGGTGCATCCTGCGCTTCAATTCCGATCACATCTTCAATCTCTTCGATCACACGCTGCGGCTCTGCGCTTGGAAGATCGATCTTGTTGATAACCGGCATGACATCCAGATCATGGTCCAGTGCCAGATATACATTTGCCAGTGTCTGCGCTTCTACGCCCTGTGCCGCATCAACGACCAGGATCGCTCCATCACAGGCTGCAAGACTCCGTGACACTTCATAGTTAAAGTCTACGTGTCCCGGAGTATCGATCAGGTTAAAGATATATTCCTCCCCATCCTTTGCCTTATAAACTGTGCGGACTGCCTGTGATTTGATTGTGATACCACGTTCTCTTTCCAGATCCATGTTATCCAGCACCTGGGCCTGCATCTCTCTGCTGGTCAGAAGACCTGTCTGTTCGATAATACGGTCCGCCAGTGTGGATTTTCCATGGTCAATATGTGCAATAATACAAAAATTCCGAATCTTTTTCTGATCCATATGCATATTTTCAGTCTCTCCTTTTTCTTCTTATCTATATCTGATTACTTTTCCCGTTTGCTACTGTACTGCACCAGAAAGAGTTCCACCGAGAGGATATCTCCCATCTTTCCGGTTTTTACATCTTCTTCCGTCTGTACACCGGCTTCTACGATCCCACGCAGCTCTTTCCTGGTAAATGCCTTCGCCTGTGCCCGGTACTTTCCTACCAGGAATGGCATGATTCCCACCTTGGCGGCAATCTCTTTTTGCGGAATCCCAGTACGGTCCATCTCTTTTACCTCCATCAGGATACGGAACTGTCTGGTCAGCAGGTAGAGGATCCGCATCGGCGGTTCCTTCAGTGTCAGAAGATCATAATAGTAATCCAGCGCTTTTTTCTGCTCTTTTGCTGCAACTGCATCTACCATATCAAAAATATGGTTTCCGATCTGCGTAGTACAGATTTCATCAATATCTGCTGCCGTGATCTCCGTGTGATTCATGCAGTAACAGAATAATTTTTCCAGCTCCTGCCCGAGATTCTCCATGTCATTACCAGTCTTTGCAAGCAGATAGCGCACTGCTGCCTCCGACATCTGAAGCTTCTCCTTTTTCGCCATCCCAAGGATCCAGCGGATCAGTGTCTTTTCATCCTGCCGCTTCAGTTCTACAATATGACCTTTCTCCTTGATCGCTTTGTAGAGCTTTCCTCTCTTATCCAGCTCTGATTCCACAAAGATCATATAAGTGGTCTCCGGCATGTTCTTCAGATATTCTGCCAGCTCCGGTGTCGCATTTTTCAGAAAACCGGTATTTTCCAGAACGATCAGCCTGCGCTCTGCAAAAAAAGGTAAGGTCTCGGCAAGGTCGATAATCTCTTTCGGGTTCGTGTTCTTTCCCTCAAAATAACGATAATTCATCGTGTCACCTTCCGGAACCATCGCTTTGACGAAACGGTTTTTATATAATTTTTTCAGATAAGCTTCTTCTCCGTACAGAAGATAAATCTGCTTAAACTGTCCTGTCTTTAAATCTTCATTCAAACTTTTCATGGACTTTGGATACCATATTTCCTTCCATCTGTATACATACTGACAGCACCTCTGTCTTTCGTATTATATAGGCTTACGCCCCATTTTGCAAGTCTTTCCAGTGTTTCCGCATGCGGATGTCCATAACGGTTTTCTTTTCCGGATGAACAGAATGCTGCCCGTGGTCGGATCACTTCCAGAAGCTCTTCGCCGGTCGCATTTCTTGATCCGTGGTGTCCGACTTTCAGCAGATCATAACACGCCGGAAGTTCTCCTTTTTTCCGGAGATTCTTTATTCTCTCTGCCAACAGCTCTTCTCCGGTATTTTCCAGATCTCCGGTAAAAAGCATGGTAATTTTTCCATATTGCAGGTGAAGTACCAGAGAATTTTCATTTCCATTTTCAGATGGCTCACCTTCTCCAGGCCAGAGACAACGCATCTTCAATTTTCCAGACAGAAAAATAGTATCCATCTCCATTACCCGTACCTTCGTTCCTGCTTCTTCTGCCAGATTACATAATTTAATAAGCCTTTCATCCCAATATTTCTGTTCCGGAAAAATCAGATACTGGATTTCTACTCCATACTTTCTCCGTTCCAGAAGTTCTTCCACTGCATTTAAGTGATCCACATCCCCATGCGTCACCCACACATAATCCAGCCTCTTCACGCCCCGGAATTTTAAAAATGGTTCCAACCGGTATCTTCCTGCTGCATCTACCGAACTGCTTCCGCCGTCGATCAGGTAATTTTTTCCGTTTCCGTCCCGAAAGAAAAAACAGTCGCCCTGTCCCACATCCAGCATAGTCAGCTCCATCTGCCCTCGTTTCCACTTTGGGATCCCGAGCAGGATGAGCAGGATCCCAGCTGTCACAAGCTGTCTTACCACCTGTTTCCCGGTTTGTCCGCCCTCTTTCTTTTCCTTCCTTTTTCTCCACAAATAAAATAGAAGAACCCCATAATAACAGGCAATCTGCCAGAGCCGTGGTCTTCCCGGAATCCACCTTGCCCCCGGAAGTTCCAGGAGCAGACCGCTCCCTTTTTCATAAAAAAGCAAAATCCACTCTGTTATTTTCCAAAGTGCGCTCTGCATTATATCTCCTGCCCCACACGGAATCAGCATGACTGCCATCCCTGCACTCCCGCAAAGCAGAAGCACGGATGCCATCGGAATTACCAGAAGATTCCAGGCTGGCGCATACAGGCAGGTTTCATAATAGTGCCACAATGTAACTGGCAGCAGAAAAGACCAGAGCCTCACCGACATCCGGACACTGTCTGAAAATCTGCCTTTTTTATTTCCCGAACCAATCAGATAGATACCGAGAACCGCAGCAAAAGAAAGCTGGAACCCTGCCGTAAAAAGCCGCAACGGATTTGCCAGAAGCAAACCAATTTCCGCAATCCCAAGTGCCGTCAATCCATCGTATTCCCTTCCTGTCAGCTCTGCTCCCATCCGGATCAGAAACATGGCAAACGCCCGCAATGCCGAAACACTCATTCCAGTCATCACCACATAACTCCCAAGAAGCAGACTTCCCACTACACCGGCCTGTAAAATAGAAAATCCGGTTTTCCTAAGTCCCCGGTAAAGTCCGTTGCCCAAAAAAGAAATATGCAGACCGGATATAGCCAGCAGATGCCCGATCCCTGCCACCCGGTAAAGTTCTTTCACTTTCTCTTCTGTATAAAAAAAATCTCCCAAAAGAACCGCACACAAAATACCCCCTCGACGCTTTCCCATCTCTCTGCAGATCTCATCTGCGGTCCGGTTCCTAAACTGCCACAGCTTTTCCCGGAGGGAAGTCTTTTTCACCTGTTTTTCCAGAACCTTCCCTTTCCATAAGACTGCCTGGATATTCTGCTGCTTATAATAATTTTTCTGGTCAAAATTGCCCGGATTGGCCGCCGGATCAAAAAATCCCACATTGCCTTTAACCAGGATCCGCTGTCCGATTTCCGGACCATTTCCCTTTTCATCCAGATAGACAAGCATCCTCTCGTCAGCAACTGCTTTTCCATTCCCCATCTCTCTGATCTGTATTTTTTTCAGATACAGGATCAGTTTTTCTTCTTTTCTGGTTTTCTGATAAACCTCTCCTTCCACCATCACTTCTTCCGACTCTTTCCAGAGCTTCTCACACCTTGACACACCGAGTCTTCCAAAAATCTTTCCTCCCCCTGTCAGATACAGTACCAGAATCAGTCCTGCCAGAAGTATTCCGGCAAAACCAAGTCTTCGCTTGATCAACCGATCAATCCTCCTTTATCATTTCCTGGTTTCTGCTCAGAGGTTCATCCAGCTTTATACTCTCCTGATATACAATACTGCTGTCTCCGTTGATTGAAATCTGTACTTCAGAGACATTTCCACCATCGATCACTGAATTTACGATGGAATAGATCACCGTCTCCGGACTGACTCCCGGAGCAATGTTCCGAAGTCCTTCATCAAAATTCAGATAGCAGATATGATCTTTGATCGACACACCCAGCAGCTTTGTTCCTTTTGGTATGGTAGCAAGCAGTCTGTTATTGGATGGTCCTCGCATCAGCTGTTCCACTACAACCCGTTCCTTCGACTCATTGCTGTTATACCGCACCGTATCCTCTTCCTTTTGCAGCTTTTCTCCAGATGAATCTGCATAATACAGCGTAAGCTTCATCTCCTGGAAAGAGTTAATAGAAGAGCCTGTGTTCTGTACAAAATCTTCTGCCTGCTGGTATCCATAAGTATTCCCTTTTTTATCCGTAAGTGGCGTTCCATCTACACAGATCATCACCAGATCCACTCCATCGATCTGCGTCAGTGAACGGACAAGCGCTGCCCTGCACAGAACCTCTCTTACCGTATCCATCTTTCCGTAAGCAGCATTATAGTACAGGATCAGCTTTTCATCCTCCAGAGTGTATCTCTCCAGTTTTACCTTTTTCGGCAATGCCGCCTGTGCCTTCACCTCGTCATCACACTTCTGCAGCGCAGACAGCATTCCTTTTACTTCTTCGTCCACCGACTTTCCTGTTCCATCGTAGTCCTTCGGAACCAACGCCGTTCCGCTCTGGTTAATCTGGTAAATCGTGTATTTTGCATCTGCTTTCTGCTCCTTTTTTCTGCATCCCACAATGCTTGTAAGAAGACACATTGCAAGAAGAATGCTTATGATCTGGTAAATTTTTTTCATTCTTCTCATCCTTCCCTCTTGATATAAGTAAGCGGGATCCGGACTGTAAATGTCGTTCCCTCTCCCGGTTCACTGTAGACCTTGATCGCACCGCGGTGCATGACAACCGCATTTCTTGCAATCGAAAGCCCAAGACCGGTTCCGCCGATCTCACGAGAATGGGATTTGTCCACACGGAAAAATCGCTCGAATATATGATCCGTATCTTCTTTCGGAATCCCGATTCCAGAATCCGCAACCTTCAGATAAAAATACTTATGATCCGCATTTAAAGACACGTGTACCCATCCGTTCTCTTTATTGTACTTGATCGCATTTTCCACCAGATTCGTGATCACAAGTGCAATCTTTACCTCATCAATCTCCGCTGTCACCGGACGAAAACTCTCAAATACCAGCTCAATATTACTTTTTGCCGCAAGTGGCTGTAATCTTTTGAGAATCCGTTCTACCAGTTCATTAACATCCTGACTCTTAATATTTAAGTTTGCACCCTTCTTATCTAGTTTTACAAGATCCAGAAGGTCATTGATGATCTTATTCTCCCGCTCGATTTCTTCGGACAAATCACCCATGAATTCCCGGTAAATCTCCGTCGGTGCATCCGGCTGCATCAGCAGTGAATCCGCCAGCACCTTCATAGAGGTCAACGGTGTCTTCAACTCATGGGATACATTTGCCACGAACTCTTCTCTCGATGCATCCAGTACTTTATAGCGGTCCCACAGCTTATTAAATGCATTGGAAATCCGTTCCGTTTCATCGTAAGCATTTTCATGGAGATAATTATCTCCATAGCCTCCTGCCATCTCCTCGATCGATTGAGACATCCTTTTCAGCGGCCTTACAAGCAGCATACCGATGATTGCTGCTAAAAAGATCCCGATAATACTGATTGCAACCGTTGCAATTCTTGCCTTTGACTGCAATGCCTCTACATTGTCACGCAGACTGTCTGTAGAAACACTGACCAGAATCATTCCTTTTACCGGCTCTTCCCCTTTTTTGACCGGGACTGCCACTTCAATGTACCGGCTCTTTCTGTCATAACTTGCCGGCTTCTCGCCGCGGAAGCATTTGACTACATCCTCGGAAATGATCGTCTTTCCCTCCTCCAGATCATAGGTATCTTCCACAATCCGGAATTCATCATCAATAACAAGCACTCTTCCATTGTAAATATTGGATAACTGTGATAGTTCTGTATCGATCACATCAGAAACTCCCGTTTTCAGATAATCAGAATTGACCAGCTGATTACTCAGAATCGTACACTGGTTTTGAATCTCTGCTGTGCGCACGGATACGGTTCTCTGATCATAGCTTTGCAGAATCGCATTCATCAGGATCACACTGGATAATATGACAAATACGCTCAGGATCACCGTTACCCGCACTTGCAGACTTTTTATGAATTTTGGTACAAAAAATTTAACCCCTGAAATAATAGCCAACTCCCCACTTTGTGTAAACGTATTTCGGATCACTTGGATTTACTTCAATCTTCTCGCGCAGTCGTCTGATATGTACATCTACCGTTCTTGCATCTCCCGGATACTCATATCCCCAGACAATATTCAAAAGACTTTCCCTGCTGTAAACCTTATTCGGATTCATTGCAAGAAGCTCCAGAAGATCAAATTCTTTTGCGGTAAGATTCAGTTCCCTGTCCCCGGAAAAAACTCTCCGGCTTTCACAGTCGATCTTCAGATCTCCCTTTACCACAACTTTACCGCTCGCGCTCATCCCATCTTTTTTAGCGACCCTGCGCATGATTGCCTTCATTCTGGCCTTAACCTCAAGAATGTTGAACGGCTTTGTGATGTAATCATCTGCGCCATATTCCAACCCGAGGATCTTGTCCATATCCTCGCCCTTCGCAGTGAGCATGATGACCGGTACATCTGAGAAATCACGGATCTGTCTGCATACTTCAAATCCATCGTATTTTGGAAGCATGACATCCAGAAGAATCATATCATACTCTTTTCTTTTTACCATCTCAAGTGCTTCCTCACCGTCGTATGCGCAGTCAACTTCCATATCATCCTGTTCCAGGCTGAATCTCAGTCCTTTCACGATCAGCTTTTCATCATCTACTACCAATACTTTTCTGCCCATCTTGCGCACTCCTCTACTCTACCGTTATCTGCTCCCGGATCTTCTGAAAGATTCCTTCCTTGATCCCGTCCACTTTCTTCAGATCCTCTATCTTCCTGAATCCACCGTTTGTCTCTCTATAAGCAATAATTGCTTCCGCGCGGGACTCGCCAATCCCGCTTAAGCTTAAAAGTTCAGCCTTTGTCGCGGTGTTCAGGTTTATTATTCCTGTGTCTTTTCCCATCCCGGCATCTGCCATATCCGATGGTGAATCTTCTTCTTTCAAAGTCTGTTCTTCTTCTCTGGATGGCACATAAATCCTTTGTCCATCTGTCAGATGTGCTGCCTGATTCAGATAAACCTGTCCTGCTGCCTCCGTCAGACCTCCCGCTGCTTCTATGGCATGCGTGATGCGGTCTCCTTCCTGCAGTTCATATACACCGGGTGATGCCACCTCGCCACATACATACACCCAGATCGAACCTTCTTTTTCTTCACCACCCGGATCTGCTTTTTCCTTATCCGGCTTTTCTTCGGCAGCCTTTGATTCTGCCTCGTTTTTCTTATCCCCGGCATCCGCTTCTGCAGCAGCCACACTGGTAAAGGTCTCTTCTTTTTCATGGCATGCTGACAGCATACAGCTGATTCCAAGGAAAATTCCACATATTTGATATAAAATCTGTCTTCTTTTCCGCATACATACTCCTTTTCCGCAGAGCATGTCCCCTCGTACTTCCAAGACATGATTATTGTAACGAATTTTTTTCCAAAAGACAACCTATTTCCACTGAAAAATTGTCGTGCCGATCAGAGCGATCCCCATACCGATCACTTTTCTCCAGGAAAATGGCTCTTTTTCCACACCAAATAATCCCACCAGTTCAATCAGATACGCTACAATAAGCTGAGACATAACGATCAGAAGTGCCGCCTTTGCAGGCCCGAGCTGCGCCATACTTTTGATCACGGTCCAAGTGATCCCTGCTCCGATCACACCGCCAAGCAGCATATATTTAGGCTGCACCTCTCCTATCGTGGCAATACTGTCCCTTCCCATGATCAGCCACATTACCAGGCAGATGGCAAATGCACTAAGCTGCACCCAGGCATTACTCACCCACATTCCTGTCGTCTTTGTTACCTGTGTGTTAAATACCCCCTGCACACTCATCAGCGCTCCCGACAGCAGGGCAATAAAAAATCCGGTCATCTTTCATACCTCCTTTTCTTCTGAAAGTATATCCGATGACCGGCTCTTTTATTCTCTTATTTTTATCAGGCACCGACTTTATGCAAGTGCTTTTTTCAGGATCTCTACCATCTCATCTACCTGTTCTTTACCGATAACAAGCGGTGGGATCATTCGGATCACATCTGTTCCAGCTCCGATGATCAGAAGTCCTTCTTCCAACGCTTTGGCTGTCACTTCACCCAGCGGCTTGGTGATCTGAAGTCCCTGGATCAATCCTCTTCCCTTTACTTTAACGGCTGCATCGCAGGTATCCACGATTTCCTGCAGTTTCTGTGTCAGATATGGTGCGATTTCATTGACATGATCGAGCATATGCTCTTTTTCAAAGATCTCAATAGTCTTGCTGACCGCTGCACAGCAAAGTGGGTTTCCACCATATGTAGTTCCGTGATCTCCCGGTACCAGCGAATTATCTGCAACTTCTTTTGTCATCGCAAATGCGCCGACCGGAACACCGCTTCCGATTGCTTTCGCCATTGTCATGATATCCGGTGTGATTCCCATCTGCTGCCATGCAAACCATGCACCGCTTCTTCCCATACCACACTGTACTTCATCGCAGATCATCAGGATTCCGTTCTCATCACAGATCTTACGGATTCCCTGCATAAATTCTTTTGTCGCTGCGTTGATTCCGCCTTCACCCTGGATTGTTTCCAGAATGATCGCGCAGGTCTTATCATTTACCAGTGCTTTTACACTGTCAAGATCATTGTAGATTGCAAAATGTACACCAGGCATAACCGGTTCAAATGGCTCTCTGTATTCTTTGTGTCCGGTAAGTGCTACCGCACCCATACTTCTGCCGTGGAATGAATTCTCCATTGCAATAAATTCATAACGTCCGGTTTTTTTTGTGTACGCATATTTTCTTGCAGTTTTGATCGCACCTTCGATTGCTTCTCCACCACTGTTTGTGAAGAATACCTTGTACATACCGGTGATCTTTTTCAGATCTTCTCCTGCTTTACCGCAGGTTGTATTATAATACAGGTTTGATGTATGGATCATCTTGTCAATCTGAGCCTTTAATGCATCATTAAATTCCTTGTTGTTATATCCCAGAGAAGATACTGCATATCCTGCTGAAAAATCCAGATATTTCTTTCCTTCCGGATCATAGAGGTATGCGCCGTCTCCATGGTCCAATACAACCGGATAACGGTTATAAGTTTTTAAAATCGCGTCGTCCTCTTCCTGCATATACTGATTTGCCATAAGAATTACCTTCTTTCTTTGTCTTCCCTTTAATCTTCTTCACCGTTTCTTAAAATTGCAGTTCCGATACCTTTCTTCGTGAAAATCTCAAGAAGCAGGCAGTGCGGAATTCTTCCATCCAGAATATGGACTCTGGACACTCCGTTTTCAATCGCTCCTACACAGTTCTGCAGTTTCGGGATCATTCCTCCGGAAATTGCTCCGCTTTCGATCAGTTCATTCGCCTGATCTACAGTAAGAGCTGTGATCAGAGAAGATTTATCCTCGTAGTCTCTGTATACCCCTTCAATATCAGAGAGGAACGCAAGCTTCTCAGCATGAACCGCTTTTGCGATCGAATAAGCTGCATCATCCGCATTGATATTATAAGTGTTGTAATCATCATCGATTCCAACCGGGCATACGATCGGGAGAAAATCTTTATCCAGAAGATCCAGAAGAACCTCTGCATTGACCTTCTTGATATCTCCTACAAATCCAACGTCCTGTCCTGTCATTGAAAGCTTTTTATCAACTCTTAAAAGTCCGCCGTCTTTTCCACTGACACCGATAGCACGGACACCAAGTTCTTCGACCATACGAACCAGATTTTTATTAACCTTGTTCAGTACCATCTCTGCAATTTCCATGGTCTCTGCGTCCGTCACACGAAGTCCGTCGATGAATTTCGGCTCCATTCCGGCTTTACTTACCCATTTACTGATCTCTTTTCCACCGCCATGAACGATGATCGGTTTGAATCCAACCAATTTCAAGAATGTAACATCCTTGATGACATTTTTCTGGAGTTCTTCGTCCAGCATTGCACTTCCACCGTATTTTACAACGATGATCTTACGGTTGAAACGCTGAATATAAGTAAGCGCCTCAATCAGAACTTCTGCTTTGTCCAGATACTGCTGCATATCCTGATCCATTTTGCTTACCTCCTAGCTTCTGTAATCTGCATTGATGTCAATATATCCGTGAGTCAGGTCACATCCCCATGCGGTTGCGCTTTCGCTTCCCATCTTCACATCAGCAACTGCTTTTACTTCTTCCTGTGAGAGGATCTCCGTTGCTTTTTCTTCACTGTAATCTACCGCTGTACCATTTTCGATAATCTGGATCTTTCCTGCCTTGCTCTCGAAGAACAGATCCACCTTTTCCGGGTCAAACT
The sequence above is drawn from the Coprococcus comes ATCC 27758 genome and encodes:
- the lepA gene encoding translation elongation factor 4; amino-acid sequence: MHMDQKKIRNFCIIAHIDHGKSTLADRIIEQTGLLTSREMQAQVLDNMDLERERGITIKSQAVRTVYKAKDGEEYIFNLIDTPGHVDFNYEVSRSLAACDGAILVVDAAQGVEAQTLANVYLALDHDLDVMPVINKIDLPSAEPQRVIEEIEDVIGIEAQDAPLISAKTGLNVDQVLEQIVTKIPSPTGDPDAPLQALIFDSLYDPYKGVIVFCRIKEGCITKGMPIHMMATGATADVVEVGYFGAGQFIPCDELSAGMVGYFTASLKNVKDTRVGDTVTGAENPCSEPLPGYKKVNPMVYCGMYPADSSKYPDLRDALEKLQLNDAALQFEPETSLALGFGFRCGFLGLLHLEIIQERLEREYNLDLVTTAPGVIYKVHKTNGEVIDLTNPSNLPDPSEIDFMEEPMVKAEIMVTSEFIGAIMDLCQERRGEYQGMEYIEETRAVLKYHLPLNEIIYDFFDALKSRSRGYASFDYEMLGYVKSDLVKLDILINKEEVDALSFIVFAGSAYERGRKMCEKLKEEIPRQLFEIPIQAAVGSKIIARETVRAMRKDVLAKCYGGDISRKKKLLEKQKEGKKRMRQVGNVEIPQKAFMSVLKLDDK
- the hemW gene encoding radical SAM family heme chaperone HemW, coding for MQPLELYIHIPFCVKKCAYCDFLSGPAGEKEKEEYVKMLVDEIRNCPDTVQNYRVISIFFGGGTPSLLTGEQIGRLMDTVREIFTLDEDAEITMEMNPGTVTEEKLRKYRQAGVNRLSIGLQSVNDEELRLLGRIHTYEEFLEAYHLARANGFANINVDLISAIPGQTVESWRRTLEQVMALFPEHISAYSLILEEGTTFYKKYVEDEAKEGPKLPDEDAERQMYWDTETLMEKNGYHRYEISNYAKEGYACRHNLGYWERIPYLGFGIGAASLVPGDLIGKCRKLKGKMSRYTNPDQLREYAHSYRNKFQAELLTETEEMEEFMFLGLRKMNGISKKEFSEYFGKSLEDIYGEPICKLESLKLLEQDDDRVWLTKRGIDVSNSVFVEFLLEE
- the holA gene encoding DNA polymerase III subunit delta; this encodes MKSLNEDLKTGQFKQIYLLYGEEAYLKKLYKNRFVKAMVPEGDTMNYRYFEGKNTNPKEIIDLAETLPFFAERRLIVLENTGFLKNATPELAEYLKNMPETTYMIFVESELDKRGKLYKAIKEKGHIVELKRQDEKTLIRWILGMAKKEKLQMSEAAVRYLLAKTGNDMENLGQELEKLFCYCMNHTEITAADIDEICTTQIGNHIFDMVDAVAAKEQKKALDYYYDLLTLKEPPMRILYLLTRQFRILMEVKEMDRTGIPQKEIAAKVGIMPFLVGKYRAQAKAFTRKELRGIVEAGVQTEEDVKTGKMGDILSVELFLVQYSSKREK
- a CDS encoding DNA internalization-related competence protein ComEC/Rec2, with the translated sequence MIKRRLGFAGILLAGLILVLYLTGGGKIFGRLGVSRCEKLWKESEEVMVEGEVYQKTRKEEKLILYLKKIQIREMGNGKAVADERMLVYLDEKGNGPEIGQRILVKGNVGFFDPAANPGNFDQKNYYKQQNIQAVLWKGKVLEKQVKKTSLREKLWQFRNRTADEICREMGKRRGGILCAVLLGDFFYTEEKVKELYRVAGIGHLLAISGLHISFLGNGLYRGLRKTGFSILQAGVVGSLLLGSYVVMTGMSVSALRAFAMFLIRMGAELTGREYDGLTALGIAEIGLLLANPLRLFTAGFQLSFAAVLGIYLIGSGNKKGRFSDSVRMSVRLWSFLLPVTLWHYYETCLYAPAWNLLVIPMASVLLLCGSAGMAVMLIPCGAGDIMQSALWKITEWILLFYEKGSGLLLELPGARWIPGRPRLWQIACYYGVLLFYLWRKRKEKKEGGQTGKQVVRQLVTAGILLILLGIPKWKRGQMELTMLDVGQGDCFFFRDGNGKNYLIDGGSSSVDAAGRYRLEPFLKFRGVKRLDYVWVTHGDVDHLNAVEELLERRKYGVEIQYLIFPEQKYWDERLIKLCNLAEEAGTKVRVMEMDTIFLSGKLKMRCLWPGEGEPSENGNENSLVLHLQYGKITMLFTGDLENTGEELLAERIKNLRKKGELPACYDLLKVGHHGSRNATGEELLEVIRPRAAFCSSGKENRYGHPHAETLERLAKWGVSLYNTKDRGAVSMYTDGRKYGIQSP
- a CDS encoding GerMN domain-containing protein → MKKIYQIISILLAMCLLTSIVGCRKKEQKADAKYTIYQINQSGTALVPKDYDGTGKSVDEEVKGMLSALQKCDDEVKAQAALPKKVKLERYTLEDEKLILYYNAAYGKMDTVREVLCRAALVRSLTQIDGVDLVMICVDGTPLTDKKGNTYGYQQAEDFVQNTGSSINSFQEMKLTLYYADSSGEKLQKEEDTVRYNSNESKERVVVEQLMRGPSNNRLLATIPKGTKLLGVSIKDHICYLNFDEGLRNIAPGVSPETVIYSIVNSVIDGGNVSEVQISINGDSSIVYQESIKLDEPLSRNQEMIKED